TTTATTTCATAAAGAATTTTGCATTGTTTAAATTCATAACAAATGGGGCAGTGATAAAAAAACAAAGGCATGGTATTTTTGCAATTTAGACACATATAAGAAAAATCAAGTTTAGTTTTGAAAGCATTGTCGTTTAAAATTTTAAGCATTTTAAATTTAGGATTTGTGAAGTTAAAATTCTCTTCTTTTTCAAGTAAATTTAGGGCATAAAAAAATTCTTTATATTTAGGATCTTGCGTGAAAATAGCTTTTTTTTCATTATAAAGCAAATCAATGACTTCTTCAAATAAAGTGTGGGTTTTGATTTTATAGTTTTGAAAAATAAAGCGTCTAAGTAAAGCATTATCATCATCTAAGGCTAGACTTTGTGTGCTTTTTTCTTCGAGGCTTTTATTGGATTCATTTTGTATGATGAGTGCTTTAATGAAAGCTTTTTCATCTTTGATATCAAATCCTAGCTCAAATAAGCATTCTAAAATTTCTAAAACTTCGTTATATTTTTTTAAACGCAGATAAATTACTTTAAGCATTTTGAGTGCTTTTTCATTGCGTGGGCGTTTTTTTAGGATATTGAGTAAAATTTCGCTACTTCTTTCTAAAAATCCTGCTTTAAAATACGACTGTGCGAGCAAATAAAAAACATTTTCTTGTAAACTTTTATCTTTTGTTTTTTCTAAGGCGATAAGATAAATTTGTGTTGCTTTTTCAAATTCGCCACTCTTGGTAAAAACCGAAGCAAGAAAGAGTAAATTATCGTGGCTTAAATTTAAATTTTTTAATAAATCCTTGTGCGTGTTATCGAGTTCAAATTTTTTAATGAATTGATCAAGTTTTATGCTTTCATCTTTGTTCGCAAAAATTTGCCAAAAATAATGAAGCAAAGCCACTATTAATATCAAAATAGTAAGGAAGATAAGACCCACAACGGGATCGCGGTATTCTACAAAGAAAAAATCCATTCTAGCACTTTTTAGTCAAAATTTATGCCAATTATAGCTAATTGTTTATATAATTTTCGTTAAGGAAAAACGATGATTGATAAAAATAGCATAGAAAATTTAGCACAAAGAGCAGATATTGTTGATGTGATTTCGCACTATATAGAAGTGAAAAAAATGGGTTCAAATTTTGTTTGTATTTGCCCATTTCACGCTGATAAACACCCCTCAATGCACATTCACGCCCAAAAAGGTTTTTATCATTGTTTTGTATGTGGAGCAGGTGGGGATGTGTTTAAATTTGTTATGGAGTATGAAAAACTAAGCTTTAGCGAAGCGGTAGAAAAAGTCGCTTCGTGGAATAATTTCTCCCTTAGTTACACCAAAGATCACAACACAAGCAATAAAAACATTCTTCATATTTTACCAAGCCTAAATGCCTTTTATAAGCAAAATTTAGCCAAACACAAAGAAGCTTTGCATTATCTTTATCAAAGGAAATTAAACGATAAGGACATACAAAAATTTGAACTTGGTTTTGCCCCAAGCAATGAAGAAAATTTAAGGCTTTTAAGAAATGAAGAGATTGATTTTGAAGAGGCTTTAAGTGTTGGAGCGCTTAAAAAAGATGAGCAAAAAAAAGAATATTACGCCAGTTTTATTATGCGTATCACTTTTCCTATATACGATCACAAAGGTTTGCTTGTGGGCTTTGGTGGCCGTACTTTAAACAAGGCCGTCCAAGCTAAATATGTTAATTCCCCTCAAAGCAGACTTTTTGATAAAAGTCGCATTTTTTATGCTTTTAATCTCGCAAAAGACGCCATTGCAAAACAAAAAGAAATGATAGTTTGCGAAGGCTATATGGACGCCATTGCCTTTCATAAAGCAGGTTTTAACAACGCTGTGGCAGTACTTGGGACAGCTTTAACTGAACATCATTTACCTTTAATTAAACGCTATGAAGCTAAGGTGATACTTTGTTTTGATAATGATGAAGCGGGTTTAAAGGCCGCGATGCGTTCGGCGTATTTGCTAAGTGTAAATAAAATCGATGGAAAAGTTGCCTTAATTCAAGGCGGAAAAGATCCAGCCGAACTTGTGGCGAATGATGAAAGTGCAAAGCTTTATGAGATCTTAGAAAAGGCAGTGGAGCTTGGGGAATTTTATATCAGAAGACTTGTGGCAGGCTTTGATTTAAATTCAGCCTTAGCTAAGCAAAAGGCCTTAGAAGAAGTGCAAAAATTCACGCATTTATTAGAGCCTTTAGTGGCAAATTTTTATACAGATTTAGTTGCTAAGCTTTTAGGGGTTGAAAATCATCTCGTAACTTTGGTTAAAAATGCCAAAATTTCACCCACTAAAAGTAAGATAGAAAATACTTTTGTCCCAAAAACAAGGCTAAATATCGCAGAAATCGAGCTTTTGAAATTTTTAGCACAAAATGCGAATTTGCACGAAGATTTTAAAAGGATTTGTCCTAAAAATATTTTCAAACACCAAGAAATGCTAGAGCAAATTTTAAATGATGGTAAAGATCATCCTGCTTTAAGAGAATTAGAGCTTTTAGAGATTAAGCCTTTAGAAAATAAAAATGATTTTTTGCTTGCTATCTGCAATGTGTATTTAAGCCATTTGAATGCTTTAAAGGGTGCAAGTTCTGAACTGATGCTAAAAAAGCAAATTTTAACCCTACTTTCTCAAAATACCTTAAAAATCAAAAAAGCACTTTTAGATGATGAGTTTTATCACTTTTTTTCAAATTTTTTAGAGCTTTTAACTAAGGAGCAAGACTTAGAAAAACTCCATCAAATTTTGCAAAAATTATTAAGAGCTTTAAAAAATGTAAAATATTTAAACGATATTTTTTTCCCTAATGAGTCTCCAGACGGTCCTTTTTAGTTACATAAAATCGTAAAAAATTCCCTTCAAAATCCGCAAAAAATTTAAAAAATATCAAATTTATGTATTTTTTCCTGCTGTTTGAGCTGTTTTTTGATTAAAATTGTTTTTATTAATTTTTTAACAAAAGGAGAATTTATGAAATTTTAAAATTAGGTTTAGTGGCTTGTATGGTGGATAGTTTTAATGTAAATTATATATTTGGTGATAATTTTGTTAACAGAATTTTTATTGAGGGTGGCGAATTAGATGTACATAGTTAGTTCTTGTCTTTAAATTAGCCTTGCAGGATATGGCTGGGATGGAATTTTAGGTGGTTTGTGCTATAGGGATAAAGATAAATTCGCTTTCACTGTTTTAGAAGATAATAGTAATGTGAATCATCTTTTGCCGGTGAAGAGTTAAAATACACTGCAGGCTCGCATTTACAGGCAATCAAGGCATAAATGTTTTTGGTTATGTGGACTTTTGAGTTATATTTTTGCTGATGCGGTTAGACTCGGCGGAGATTTCGTATATAGAATGATTGCAACTAGCAATGTAGCTGGAGATGATGATAAAGATAAATACGAAATTGTTGCAAGAGTGGATTGTAAATACTCTCCAAAATTATCTTTCCAAGCTTGGTATTCTTATATTAATGTAGATGGCAACACTGAAGCGCAAAGTGGTAGCAAAAATGTAAGACTTCAAACACTTTATCAATTCTAATAAATCCTTACTGAATTAACTTAGTTTTACTAAAAAAAGCCTTACAAATTTTGCAAGACTTTAAATTTTTTTATCGATTAAAATCGTCTCGCCATTTTGAATTTGCTTTTTTAAGTCTTTGCTTAAATTATCTTTTAAATTTTTTAAGTCTTTGTTTTGTAATTTTTCAAATTCGGCTGGATTTGAAGCTTTAAGCTTGGCTTGTTCGTCTGCACTTAAAGCACTAAGCCCTTTTTCTTTAGCAAGCTCTAGTAAGTCTTTTTCGTCCTTTTTATCTTTGGGTTTTATTTCTTGTGTAGTAGTATTTTGCGTGGAATTTGTGCTATTTAATGCTTTGTTTAAATCGCTTAAAATTTCGCCCAGACTTGGCTCTTTAGTATCAAATTCATCAACTTTTCCATCAAAATTTATATCTTTTTCTAGGCTGAAATTAAGTTTTTCTTCCAAATTTGCATTTTGATCTAGTTTATTTTGATTTTTTACGCTTAAATCACGCATACTTTCAAGTGGAGCTTTTTGCTTAAAATTAAGCTTTTGTGTTGATTGCTTGTTATGGCTTAAGGAATTTGGATCAAAAAGCTCATTGCTTACTTTTTCAAACCAATTTGCGATAAATTCATTTGCCTCGCCATTGAGTCTGTAACTTTTATCATCCCTTGCTATGATATGGGTGTAAGAGGCAAAATGACTTTGGAGATTTTTAAAATTTTCTTCGCTTAAATTTAGGCTCAAAAGTTCGCCTTCTTTGTTTTCAAAAACTACTTTGAAACCTGAATTTTTAGTGCTTGAAATATCATTTACCTTAACTTTATCTTGTTCTTCTCTTTTGAGTTCGCTAAGTTCCTTTTGTTTTGTGGTGTTTTGAAGACTTTCAAAAGTAGTGTTTGAAGGGTTAATTTTTAAATCATCCATAAAAATCCTTTTTAATGCAATCATAAATTCTAAATCGGCATAAAAAATATTTTATACCTATGTTTTGTTAAATTATAAGAAAAAAGTATTGATACCTTTGATTTGGTTTTCGTTTTATAAAATCTTTGTTATAATTTGTGCCAAGCTTAACACAAAGCAAAATCACTTAAATACAAGAAAATTAAATGACACTCGTGCGCTCATTGCTTTTTTAAAGACCAAGATAAAAGAAGTCTTGATGAGACTAGGTATTATACTATTGATGAAATTCTGGCTTTTAAAAAAGCACTTCGATGGGCTAAACAAAATCCGCAAGAGGCGCAAGATGCCGAAAGAGAAATGCAAGGATATGCCGAAAATGTTTGGCGATGGCGTGTGGAATTTGATATAATCGCGAGTTTAAAATTGATTGATTTATAAAACTAAGGAACAAAATGAAAGCATTAGCACTTTTTAGTGGCGGGCTTGATAGCATGCTTGCTATAAAACTCATCACTTCGCAAGGCATAGAAGTAAAAGCGATAAACATAAACATAGGCTTTGGCGCTACAAGTGATAAAAGCGAACTTATGGCAAAAAGAGCGGCTTTAGCTGGGGCAAGTTTTGAAGTGATAGATGTAAGAAATGAGTATTTACAAAAAGTGCTTTTTAATCCACAATACGGCTATGGAAAGCATTTTAATCCCTGCATAGACTGCCATGCTTTTATGTTTAAAACTGCACTAGCTATGCTAAAAAGCGAAAATGCAAGTTTTATTATAACAGGCGAAGTTTTAGGCCAACGTCCTATGAGTCAAAGAAGTGATGCGATGGCTAAAGTTAAAAAACTCGCACTTGATGAAGAGGATTTAATCCTTCGTCCTATGTGTGCTAAAAATTTACCCCTTACAAAGCCTGAAAGAGAGGGTTGGGTGGATAGAGACAAACTAGAAAATATAAGCGGAAGAAGCCGTAAAAGACAACTTGAACTTGTAGCTAAATTTGGTTTTGAGGACTTTGAAAGCCCTGGTGGTGGGTGCTTACTTACACTTGAAAGTTTTGCTAAGAAAATTCGCGATTTTATAGAATTTGACAAAGATATGGAGGTAAATGACGCCCAACTTTTAAAATACGGCCGCCATTTAAGACTACCAAATGGTGCTAAAATGATAGTGGGTAGAAATGAATTAGAAAACGAGCTTTTAAGAAATTTAAAAACCGACAAATATGAAGAAATTAAACTTGGAGATTTAATCGGTGCTTATTCTTTACTTAGCGCAAATGCAGATGAAAAAGACTTAGAGCTTGCTTTAAAAATAGCACTAACTTACGCAAAAACACAAAGCGATAAAGAATACCAAGTAGGCTTTAAAGATAAAATTTATACTAGCAAAGCTTATGAAAATAAAGAAAGCGTGAGTGAATTTTTCATCTCTTAAGGGAAGGCTTAAAGCCTCCATTATTTTTTTGTTTTGCTGACTATTTCTATAATGTTTTGTGCGACATCATCAGCTAATTCTAAATGCGAAGTAAAGCCTACACAAGAACAATTTATCTCGCCTAAGACATATTTATCTTTGCCATTTTCATCAGTATCTAAAATGAAATCAGCTGTCCAAATGAGTGGTAAATCATAATTTCCAAGTTTAGCTCTTACTTTAGGAAGTTCACTTAAAAACATATCCACTAAATTTTTCCAATCTTCTGGCTTATCATAGCGGTATTTTGCTCCACTAAAAAGTGTAGCAGAAAAAGCATCTGCATCTTCAGAAGGTTTTTTATGCACGACATTTACAGGAGTGTTATAAAGCATTAAAAGCCTGATTTCTCCTTCTTTAATGCGTGGCAAGAATCTCATATCTACAAGCATACCGTTATCGCCTACAATGTATTGCTCGCAAAAGTCCATAAATTCACAAAGTTCTCTGTGTTCAACATGATTATCTTTTGCTTCGGTGCATTTGATTTTTGCATTCAAGGGTACACTATCGCCGTTAAATTCACTCTCAACACTCACACGCCAAATTCCTTCGCCTGTAGAGCCGCGATTTTGTTTTAAAACTCTTTCGCCTTTAGCCAAGCTTTTGACAAAATTTTCTTTGAAAGTCTTAATATCATAATAAGCATAGGTATCACTTGGCACAAGATCGGTGTCTGCTAGTTTGGTTAAAGCATCTTTTGCTCCATAACCTATCATTGCATCAGGGTGAGGCATACCGACAAGTCCATCATTACAGAGCTTTCTTAACATATCAAAATATTCATTTTCTTCTTTAAGATTGCCAGGATTGATGCGTGAAACATAACCATCAAAATTTTCTTTTACATAGTGATAAATTTCATCTTTTTTGCCTACTTCGAAAAATATCACTTCAGCATTCCAACCTTTGGATTTTAAAGCATTTACCATAGGCATAGTATCTTTTCTATAGCCATCTTCACCTTTATCACTTCCGCCTCTAACTTCAAAAAAAACAATGTTTTTTTTCATGATTTCTCCTTAGAATGAATGTGGTTTAAATTATGGCATATAAAAAATAAATTCTAAATTTAAGACCGATTTTATCTTTTTTACTTGAAAAGCGTTTGTAATAATGCTTTTAAGTATGATTTTGTTGTCACGATTAATAAAAAATCAAGATGATTAATATCAAAAGAGTTTTTTAGTTTATCAAGGTATAATTTAATTTTTAATTTTTAGGAGTTTAAATGAAGTGGAATTCTTTTGATACGCGTTGGATGCTTTCATTGTTTGGGACAGCAGTTGGTGCGGGGATTTTATTTTTGCCTATTAAGGCCGGTGTGGGTGGTTTTTGGCCTGTTGTTGTAATGTGTTTTATTATTTTTCCAATGGTTTATCTAAGCCATAGAGCTTTAAGTCGTTTTGTATGTCAAGCAAATGGTAATGATAAGGATATCACTCATGCGGCTGAAGAGTATTTTGGTAGAAAAGTGAGTATTTTTATATCTATTCTTTATTTTTTTGCTATTTTTCCTATTTGTTTGGCGTATTGTGTGGGTATAACTAATACTTTTGAAAGTTTTATTTATCATCAATTTTTGCCCCTTTTAAATTCAGAAGGTGTGTTTTCGGATGTCATTCGTGCTATGTATGAAGTAAGTGCGGATGTTGGAGGAAAAACTGTGGTAAGTTTATTGCCTGTTTACCGTTTGTTTTTGGTCTTTATTTTGGTAAGTATTTTTATGCTTATTATGCTTTTTAGTGAAGAATTAATCACAAAAGTGTGTGAATGGCTTGTGTATCCTTTATGCGCTATACTTTTTGCATTTTCTTTATATCTTATCCCTTATTGGTCTTTTGAGAGTTTTAGTGCAGTACCTGGAGCGAAAGAATTTATCACTATAGTATGGCTTACTTTGCCGGTTTTAGTGTTTTCTTTTAATCACTCACCAGCAATTTCTACTTTTTCTTTAAGTGTAAAAAGACAATATCCTGAAAATTCAGTACAAAAAGCAAATCAAATTTTGCTTAGAACCTCTGTAATGTTACTTGCTTTTGTTATGTTTTTTGTGGTATCTTGTGTGCTTTCTTTAACTCCAGCCGAACTTGCTGAAGCTAGAGCGCAAAACATACCTGTGCTTTCTTATTTTGCTAATAAGCTTGATAATCCATTTATTTCTTATGGTGGTCCATTAATCGCATTTTTAGCAATTTCTAGTTCGTTCTTTGGACATTATTTTGGTGCTAGAGAGGGTGCTTATGGTATAGTTAGAAAGTGTTGTAAATTAGCGGGCAATGAAAATCCAAATTTAAAAAAGATTGCGATTTATTCAACTTTAACGATGTATGTGATCATGTTAATCACTGCTTATATTAATCCTAGTATCTTGGGTTTTATAGAAAGTTTGGGTGGTCCAATCATTGCGGCAATTTTGTTCTTAATGCCAATTATTGCAATTTATACGGTTTCAAAAATGAAAAAATTCCAAAACAAAGCTTTAGATGCTTTTGTTTTTATTACGGGAATTTTAACTATAATTACCGTGATTTATACTTTTTAAGGCTTTTTAATGGGTAGTAATTTAAGTATATTTAAAATCGGTGTTGGTCCTTCCTCTTCTCATACTTTGGGACCATTATTGGCGGGTAATATGTTTTGTGAAAAAATTAAAACTCGCATTGATGAAATTTCTAAAATAGAAATTAAGCTTTATGGCTCTTTATCTTTAACAGGTAAAGGGCATTTAAGCGATAAGGCTATTTTATGGGGGCTTAGTGGCTTAAAAGCTAAAGAATTAAACGCGAGTTTGCAAGATGAGGTTTTTAAGTGTGCTTTAGAGAAAAGGATTTTGCTTTTAGATGGGATAAAAGAGCTTGATTTTGACTATGAAAAGGATTTGATTTTTGAAAAAGAATTTTTACCTTTGCACGAAAATGGTTTAAAAATTAGTGCTTTTAATAAAGAAAATGGTTTGATTTTAGAAGAAATTTATTATTCTATTGGCGGTGGGTTTGTGATGAGTGAGGCTGAGCTAAAAAAACACCAAGAAGGGCAAGATGAATTTGTGCATACACCCTTAGAGCTTAATATCAACAATGCTAAAGATGCTTTAAAAATTTGTGAAGAAAAAAACTGGAATTTAGCAAAGCTTTCTTATGAATATGAGTTGCAGTTTTTTACCAAAGAAGAAATTAGGGCGTATTGCTTAGAAATTTGGGAAGTGATGCAAGAGGTTTTTTATAATGGAATTCATCCAAATTCAGATTATCTTCCTGGAAAACTTCATTTAAAGCGTCGTGCAAAAGGTTTAAATGAGCGCGTGGCAATGACTACGGATCCTATGGGGATTATTGATTTTATTTCTTTGTATGCTATAGCAATTGCTGAAGAAAATGCAAGTGGTGCTAGGGTTGTTACTGCACCTACAAATGGAGCTTGTGCGGTTGTGCCAGCTGTGATGCTTTATCTTAAAAATCATACCGTGGGTTTTAATGATGAAAAGGCGATTGATTTTTTACTCACCGCTATGCTTATAGGCTCTTTTTATAAGAAAAATGCAAGTATAAGTGGTGCTGAAGCAGGATGTCAAGCAGAGATTGGTAGTGCGAGTTCAATGGCAGCAGGTGCTATGGCAACGGTTTTAGGAGCAAAGGCGAATGTGGCTTGCAATGCTGCTGAAATGGCTATGGAGCATCATTTAGGCTTAACTTGCGATCCAGTAGCTGGGCTGGTGCAAATTCCTTGTATAGAAAGAAATGCTTTTGGGGCTATAAAAGCCATAAGTGCAGCTAGAATGGCAATGACGCGAAAAAGCACTCCTGTTGTAGGACTTGATGAGGTTATAAAAACTATGTATGAAACGGGCAAGGATATGAATTTAAAATACAAAGAAACTTCGCTTGGGGGTTTAGCTACAAATTTAAAAAGTATTTGTTAAAAGGATAAAAAATGAGCAAAAAGGCACTTTGTATTATTAGCGGGGGTATGGATAGCACTTTGTGTGCTTATTTGGCTAAAAAGCAAGGTTATGAAATTATTGCTTTACATTTTGATTATAATCAACGCACACAAGAAAAAGAAAAAGAATGTTTTAAACAAATTTGCAAGGCTTTAAAAGTAGAAAAATCTTATATTTTAGATGTAAGTTTTATAGCTAATATTGGTGGAAATGCCTTAACAGACAAAAATATAAATATCCCTAAAAATGAACTTAATAA
This genomic interval from Campylobacter sp. CCS1377 contains the following:
- the dnaG gene encoding DNA primase, coding for MIDKNSIENLAQRADIVDVISHYIEVKKMGSNFVCICPFHADKHPSMHIHAQKGFYHCFVCGAGGDVFKFVMEYEKLSFSEAVEKVASWNNFSLSYTKDHNTSNKNILHILPSLNAFYKQNLAKHKEALHYLYQRKLNDKDIQKFELGFAPSNEENLRLLRNEEIDFEEALSVGALKKDEQKKEYYASFIMRITFPIYDHKGLLVGFGGRTLNKAVQAKYVNSPQSRLFDKSRIFYAFNLAKDAIAKQKEMIVCEGYMDAIAFHKAGFNNAVAVLGTALTEHHLPLIKRYEAKVILCFDNDEAGLKAAMRSAYLLSVNKIDGKVALIQGGKDPAELVANDESAKLYEILEKAVELGEFYIRRLVAGFDLNSALAKQKALEEVQKFTHLLEPLVANFYTDLVAKLLGVENHLVTLVKNAKISPTKSKIENTFVPKTRLNIAEIELLKFLAQNANLHEDFKRICPKNIFKHQEMLEQILNDGKDHPALRELELLEIKPLENKNDFLLAICNVYLSHLNALKGASSELMLKKQILTLLSQNTLKIKKALLDDEFYHFFSNFLELLTKEQDLEKLHQILQKLLRALKNVKYLNDIFFPNESPDGPF
- a CDS encoding major outer membrane protein translates to MSYIFADAVRLGGDFVYRMIATSNVAGDDDKDKYEIVARVDCKYSPKLSFQAWYSYINVDGNTEAQSGSKNVRLQTLYQF
- a CDS encoding MnmA/TRMU family protein codes for the protein MKALALFSGGLDSMLAIKLITSQGIEVKAININIGFGATSDKSELMAKRAALAGASFEVIDVRNEYLQKVLFNPQYGYGKHFNPCIDCHAFMFKTALAMLKSENASFIITGEVLGQRPMSQRSDAMAKVKKLALDEEDLILRPMCAKNLPLTKPEREGWVDRDKLENISGRSRKRQLELVAKFGFEDFESPGGGCLLTLESFAKKIRDFIEFDKDMEVNDAQLLKYGRHLRLPNGAKMIVGRNELENELLRNLKTDKYEEIKLGDLIGAYSLLSANADEKDLELALKIALTYAKTQSDKEYQVGFKDKIYTSKAYENKESVSEFFIS
- a CDS encoding Cj0069 family protein, encoding MKKNIVFFEVRGGSDKGEDGYRKDTMPMVNALKSKGWNAEVIFFEVGKKDEIYHYVKENFDGYVSRINPGNLKEENEYFDMLRKLCNDGLVGMPHPDAMIGYGAKDALTKLADTDLVPSDTYAYYDIKTFKENFVKSLAKGERVLKQNRGSTGEGIWRVSVESEFNGDSVPLNAKIKCTEAKDNHVEHRELCEFMDFCEQYIVGDNGMLVDMRFLPRIKEGEIRLLMLYNTPVNVVHKKPSEDADAFSATLFSGAKYRYDKPEDWKNLVDMFLSELPKVRAKLGNYDLPLIWTADFILDTDENGKDKYVLGEINCSCVGFTSHLELADDVAQNIIEIVSKTKK
- a CDS encoding aromatic amino acid transport family protein, translating into MKWNSFDTRWMLSLFGTAVGAGILFLPIKAGVGGFWPVVVMCFIIFPMVYLSHRALSRFVCQANGNDKDITHAAEEYFGRKVSIFISILYFFAIFPICLAYCVGITNTFESFIYHQFLPLLNSEGVFSDVIRAMYEVSADVGGKTVVSLLPVYRLFLVFILVSIFMLIMLFSEELITKVCEWLVYPLCAILFAFSLYLIPYWSFESFSAVPGAKEFITIVWLTLPVLVFSFNHSPAISTFSLSVKRQYPENSVQKANQILLRTSVMLLAFVMFFVVSCVLSLTPAELAEARAQNIPVLSYFANKLDNPFISYGGPLIAFLAISSSFFGHYFGAREGAYGIVRKCCKLAGNENPNLKKIAIYSTLTMYVIMLITAYINPSILGFIESLGGPIIAAILFLMPIIAIYTVSKMKKFQNKALDAFVFITGILTIITVIYTF
- a CDS encoding L-serine ammonia-lyase; this translates as MGSNLSIFKIGVGPSSSHTLGPLLAGNMFCEKIKTRIDEISKIEIKLYGSLSLTGKGHLSDKAILWGLSGLKAKELNASLQDEVFKCALEKRILLLDGIKELDFDYEKDLIFEKEFLPLHENGLKISAFNKENGLILEEIYYSIGGGFVMSEAELKKHQEGQDEFVHTPLELNINNAKDALKICEEKNWNLAKLSYEYELQFFTKEEIRAYCLEIWEVMQEVFYNGIHPNSDYLPGKLHLKRRAKGLNERVAMTTDPMGIIDFISLYAIAIAEENASGARVVTAPTNGACAVVPAVMLYLKNHTVGFNDEKAIDFLLTAMLIGSFYKKNASISGAEAGCQAEIGSASSMAAGAMATVLGAKANVACNAAEMAMEHHLGLTCDPVAGLVQIPCIERNAFGAIKAISAARMAMTRKSTPVVGLDEVIKTMYETGKDMNLKYKETSLGGLATNLKSIC